A genomic stretch from Gemmatimonadaceae bacterium includes:
- the accC gene encoding acetyl-CoA carboxylase biotin carboxylase subunit, whose protein sequence is MFSKVLIANRGEIALRVIRACRELGLETVAVYSDADRESLHVRFADDDVCIGPPPAKDSYLNIPRLIAAAEITGADAIHPGYGFLAENAEFAEICAASKITFIGPTADQIRTMGDKAQARKAMSAVGVPIIPGTPGPVDDVDEALKFATEIGFPVIIKAAAGGGGKGMRVAKDADDFGRSFSLARSEALSAFGNGEVYVEKYLARPRHIEFQILGDRHGNVMHLGERDCSVQRRHQKLIEESPSPAVDDALRATMGAASVAGAKAIDYVGAGTIEMLLDEDGSYYFMEMNTRIQVEHPVTEMLYGVDLVKEQIRVAAGEPLTEKELPTRRGHVIEVRVNAEDPARNFQPSPGRITTYHPPGGPGVRLDSHVYDGYTVPPYYDSLLAKLICQGRDRSEAIARMMVALESFIIEGVTTTIPFLARVMQNEKFKAGDFDTKFLERESQLLREPA, encoded by the coding sequence ATGTTTTCAAAAGTCCTCATCGCCAATCGAGGTGAGATTGCGCTGCGCGTGATTCGTGCGTGCCGCGAGCTTGGCCTCGAGACCGTCGCCGTATACTCGGATGCAGACCGCGAGTCGCTCCACGTCCGCTTTGCGGACGACGACGTCTGCATCGGGCCACCGCCCGCAAAAGATTCCTATCTCAACATCCCACGGCTGATCGCGGCTGCGGAGATCACCGGCGCGGACGCGATTCACCCCGGGTACGGCTTTCTCGCCGAGAACGCGGAGTTCGCGGAGATCTGCGCGGCGTCGAAGATCACGTTCATCGGCCCGACGGCGGACCAGATTCGCACTATGGGCGACAAAGCCCAGGCGAGGAAGGCGATGAGCGCCGTCGGAGTGCCAATTATTCCTGGTACGCCCGGACCGGTCGACGATGTCGACGAGGCGCTCAAATTCGCGACCGAGATCGGCTTTCCCGTGATCATCAAGGCCGCGGCCGGAGGCGGCGGAAAGGGAATGCGTGTCGCCAAGGATGCAGACGACTTCGGGCGTTCGTTTTCGCTCGCGCGCTCCGAGGCGCTGAGTGCGTTTGGCAACGGCGAGGTTTACGTCGAGAAGTATCTCGCGCGTCCCCGGCACATCGAGTTTCAGATCCTCGGGGACCGCCATGGCAACGTGATGCACCTCGGTGAGCGCGACTGCTCGGTTCAGCGGCGCCACCAGAAGCTCATCGAGGAGTCGCCCAGCCCAGCTGTCGACGACGCGCTCCGCGCGACGATGGGTGCCGCGTCCGTCGCCGGCGCCAAAGCGATCGATTATGTCGGCGCGGGTACGATCGAGATGCTCCTCGATGAAGACGGATCATACTATTTCATGGAGATGAACACGCGAATTCAAGTCGAGCACCCGGTGACCGAGATGCTCTATGGCGTCGATCTCGTGAAAGAGCAGATCCGCGTCGCGGCGGGCGAGCCGCTCACTGAGAAGGAGCTGCCGACGCGGCGTGGACACGTCATCGAAGTACGTGTCAACGCGGAAGATCCGGCGAGGAATTTCCAGCCATCGCCGGGACGCATCACGACCTATCATCCCCCCGGTGGCCCTGGCGTGCGCCTCGATAGCCACGTGTACGATGGCTATACCGTGCCGCCCTACTATGACTCGCTCCTCGCGAAGCTGATTTGCCAGGGTCGCGATCGCAGCGAGGCCATCGCACGGATGATGGTTGCGCTCGAGAGCTTCATCATCGAAGGCGTGACGACGACGATTCCGTTCCTCGCTCGCGTCATGCAGAACGAGAAATTCAAGGCTGGCGACTTCGACACCAAGTTCCTGGAGCGCGAAAGCCAGTTGCTTCGGGAGCCCGCGTAG
- a CDS encoding type IV pilus twitching motility protein PilT — MRAAAGTAAPPAAGQSAPTSGFNFKSVLQELIQRNASDLHLKVGRPPTLRVNGELEPLGRPPLRPEDLKALAEQLMTPRQVKQFAEEKECDFAIGVPGIGRFRVNVYQQRGSLCYAMRAIPYQARTIAELNLPPVLEEISMKPRGLVLVTGITGSGKSTALAGMIQHVNEHRRANIITIEDPIEFLHRDINCHINQREVGTDTANFGQALRRVLRQDPDVVLIGEIRDIETLDTALKAADTGHLVFSTLHTTDATQTINRVLSFYPPHQQAEVRFSLATALQAVVSLRLVPRADKPGRIPACEILINTAAVRDNIRDMNATLNIPDLIKEGNVQYGMQSFDQSLMGWYTKGIISYESAVFFASSPSEFALRVQGVAGTSDSTWAGFEREGNG, encoded by the coding sequence ATGCGCGCCGCTGCCGGTACCGCCGCTCCTCCAGCGGCTGGTCAATCGGCTCCTACCTCGGGCTTCAACTTCAAGTCCGTGCTGCAGGAGCTGATTCAGCGCAACGCGTCGGACTTGCACCTGAAAGTCGGCCGTCCGCCGACTCTTCGCGTCAACGGTGAGCTCGAGCCCCTCGGCCGCCCGCCGCTACGCCCAGAGGACCTGAAAGCGCTGGCCGAGCAGCTCATGACGCCGCGCCAGGTGAAGCAGTTCGCCGAAGAAAAGGAGTGCGACTTCGCGATCGGTGTTCCCGGAATCGGGCGATTCCGTGTGAACGTGTATCAGCAGCGCGGCTCGTTGTGCTATGCGATGCGCGCCATTCCGTATCAGGCACGGACCATCGCCGAGCTCAATCTGCCGCCCGTGCTGGAAGAGATCTCGATGAAGCCGCGCGGCCTCGTACTCGTCACCGGCATCACGGGATCGGGAAAGTCCACCGCTCTCGCCGGGATGATCCAGCACGTCAACGAGCACCGTCGCGCGAACATCATCACGATCGAGGACCCGATCGAATTCCTGCACCGCGACATCAACTGCCACATCAACCAGCGGGAAGTCGGAACCGACACCGCCAATTTCGGACAGGCACTCCGTCGCGTGCTTCGGCAAGATCCTGACGTCGTGCTGATCGGTGAAATTCGAGACATCGAAACACTCGATACCGCGCTCAAGGCGGCCGACACCGGTCACCTCGTGTTCTCGACGCTGCACACGACCGACGCGACGCAGACGATCAACCGCGTTCTGTCGTTCTATCCGCCGCACCAGCAGGCGGAGGTTCGCTTTTCCCTCGCGACGGCTCTCCAGGCCGTTGTCTCTCTCCGCCTCGTGCCGCGCGCGGACAAGCCGGGGCGCATCCCCGCTTGTGAGATCTTGATCAACACGGCCGCGGTCCGCGACAACATCCGCGACATGAATGCGACCCTGAATATTCCCGACCTGATCAAGGAGGGAAACGTTCAGTACGGGATGCAGAGCTTCGACCAGTCGCTGATGGGCTGGTACACGAAGGGGATCATCTCATACGAGAGCGCGGTGTTCTTCGCGAGCAGTCCCTCCGAGTTTGCGCTCCGTGTCCAGGGCGTCGCCGGAACGAGCGACAGCACGTGGGCGGGATTCGAAAGGGAAGGAAATGGGTAG
- the accB gene encoding acetyl-CoA carboxylase biotin carboxyl carrier protein — protein sequence MIDLRYVKKLIEMIDESTVDSIEISSDKGMKIRISKSPQQRGTVQVTSQMPMPAAMLPPPAARLTPADGLPALGEPETQSRAEASKTQLLEVKSPMVGTFYQSPEPGAKNYVAVGDRVAKGQILCIIEAMKIMNEIESEYAGVLREIAVQDAQPVEYGQVLYRIDPNG from the coding sequence TTGATCGACCTTCGCTATGTGAAAAAGCTCATCGAGATGATCGATGAGTCGACGGTGGACTCTATCGAGATCTCATCCGACAAAGGGATGAAGATCCGGATCTCCAAGAGTCCACAGCAGCGCGGAACGGTGCAGGTGACCAGCCAGATGCCCATGCCCGCCGCCATGCTTCCGCCGCCCGCCGCCCGGCTAACTCCGGCCGACGGACTCCCGGCTCTCGGCGAGCCCGAAACGCAGAGCAGGGCCGAAGCGTCCAAGACACAGCTACTCGAAGTGAAGTCGCCAATGGTGGGCACTTTCTACCAATCGCCGGAACCGGGCGCCAAGAACTATGTGGCCGTCGGGGACCGGGTGGCGAAGGGGCAGATCCTGTGCATCATCGAGGCGATGAAGATCATGAACGAAATCGAGTCGGAGTACGCCGGAGTGCTCCGCGAAATCGCTGTGCAGGACGCGCAGCCGGTGGAATACGGACAGGTGCTCTACAGAATCGATCCTAATGGCTAG